The genomic DNA CTATGTCAACAAGGTCTGGCTGCCGTATGCCAACAAAACTTTAAAACAAATCGCCGCATAGGAGGTAAAACACTATGGCAAATTATTTCCGCATCACTGCATATCACCCCACCGAGGACGTCGGCATGATCGTCGATTCCAACGGCAAGTTCGAGAAACTCTGGCAGTTCTCCGCGTTCCTCGTTTCCAAAGGTTTCAAGATCCTCGCCGTGGGGAACGAAACAAAATTCTCGGAAGGCAATATCCCCAAGGCCGAAGAAAGCGACAAACTGTTCCTGCGCGCCTGTATGAAAGGTAACCCCGAACAGAACGGTTCCGTTATCGAGGTCAACGGCAAATCGTATGAGATGAAAACGTGACGAAACAGACGAAAAAGCAAATCTGCGAAAACAGCGCCACCATCGCTTATTATAGCGGATCAGGCGGATTGGAAGCAAAACATATCGAATACGGTATCAACGATTATATTTATCTCGTTGCCGGGACATGGTACGGTCAGCGCTCGTACCACCGTTTGAAGATCCATTACGGAGCAAAAACCTGTTACGTGCGCCTGTTCGGACGAAGATGCCTGCTTTCCGAATTTATCCGATCTTGAATGGTTTTTACGGCTCGCCCGTCCGGGCGGGCCGTTTCCTTTTTGATTGCGGTTTATTTTGCTTCCGGCGCTTCGGTTTATCACAAAGCGCCCGGCTTGTCAAGCGGAAGAAAATATCGCTTAAAACAAGCATTATTCCGTCTTGTACGCAATATTTTCTCTTTTCGCCCTATCCGCAATTCCGTTACTCGCTTGACAAGCCTTTGCGCGCTTTGTGATTTTTTTTCGTTGCGCCGAAAGGCAAAATAAAATAAATCCGTAAAGGAGAAAAAAATGTTTAAGACCTATGTAACAAATGAAGAACTGTTTAGCAAAGATAACGAATTGCGAATGTTGAACGGAAACATCTGCCGCCTATGCGTCTGCGATACCCAGGAAGAAGCATACCGGCAATTCTACTGGATAACGCAACGAGCAAATACTCTGCTGCGCCTGACCTTAAACCGCATAGAACGGCAAGACGCCGACAGAGATTATATTACGGAGGAAAATAATGAATACGACTAACAACTGCCCGTTCTGCGAATGGCTTAAAAAATTAAAAGACGATAACGAATATTATCACAACCTTTCCGTTTATAGGCCTGCACTTATAGACGTGGGATATTACAAACAAATCGACGACGAACACTGCTGCGGGCAAACAACGTACTTGTTCGACGAACTCAACTTCTGTCCCGTCTGCGGAAAGAATTTAAGGAAGGCGTAATTATGGCGCCTTTCTTTTTTTTCGATTTTACCCTCGATAAATCGGCTATGCCGCCCGTTGTGACCGTTCCCGAATCATTCTGTCCGAAAGTTCCGTTTGAGCAAAATAACCTATGCCCCTATCCTATTCCTAAGACAGACGAAATCGTGAAGGATATCGAAAAAGCCGCTTTTCAGGTAGATAATTTCAAATTCGTGTCCGACCTCTTCGAGTGCGGCGCTATCGCTATTTCCAACGCCGTTGACCTTGCGCAAAAGGATAAACGGGAAGAACGGTATTTGCAAATTATCCGCAGCTATAAACCCGCTCAACAGAAAAGCCTTGCGGAAATTTTTGCAAAGATTTACGCTTTACTCGCCTCCGTCGTCTATGATAACGGCAGTTTCAACGACAACCTCGGTGAGATATTCATGCGCTGCAATCTCGGCAACAAAATCGCAGGACAGTTCTTTACGCCGTATCATATTTCTGAATTTATGGCAAGAGCCTCTATGGGCGAAACGCTCATTCGGGAAAAGACCGATAAGAACGAAATCATAACGATCAACGATCCCTGCTGCGGCGGTGGCGGGATGCTTATGGCCGCATTAGAAGTTCTGCACGATTCAGGCGTCAACTACGCGCGAAACTGTTTCATGGAAGCCAACGACATCGATCTGCGTTGCGTACATATGGCCTATTTGCAACTTGCCCTTGCGGGCGTTCCCGCCATCGTCAGGCACCAAGATACATTTTCCAGAGATTGCCGGAGCGTCTGGTATACCCCTGCATACCTTTTCCAATACCTGCGATTCCACAAATTCGATAACCCGTATGACAATCCCAATTTCCAACAAAGGAGGCAACAATTATGAAACGGCTTGACAGCGCCGAACTGCGCGCGCTATGTATCCGCAACAACTGGTTTACCTGCGGAGATATCCGACAATATACTCGGTTTTTCCAAAGAAACGATGAGGGCGCTCAGCCCGAAGAACTTGCCGCTATACTTTGGATCTGCTCCGACGATATCCCTTATGAACAAATCTATTCGACGCTCTGCAAAGAGATGCAAATATCCGTACAAGAGGCAAAGCAATGAAAAACCCTATCCGTTCCGGTTTCAAATTCGTGAACGAAGGCTTAGACTTCATCGTCATTCTCACAAACGGGACTGAAAAGAATAACGTCGCCCTGCTCATGCAAGAAAACACCTTCTGCCCGTTTATTACCGTCCGCGACTTGTCCGAATTAAAAAGCGGCAATTTCGATTGGGCATGGGGGCATTACTTCAAGAGTTTCAACAAAGCGCTCAAAGACTACAACGAACGAAGAAAAGAATTGTTGCGTTCTGAAAAACGCTGACATATGAGTTTTCTCATGAAATACAAATTTTTCCAAAACGTAGATTGCGTCGAAGAACTCAAAAAACAATACAAGGCGCTCGCTTTCAAATTTCACCCCGACAGGGGCGGCAACAAAGATGATATGCAGTGCATTAATTCAGAATACGACGATCTGTTGAAAATCTATCGCAACGTACATAAGACGGCGGAAGGCAAAACTTATACAAAACAGGAAGAAAAGCAAAATGAAGTCCCCGACCGTTTCAAAGAGATCATAAACGCGATCATCGGCTTTCACTGTAAAATCGAGATCTGCGGTTCATGGATCTGGGTATTCAACGCATACCCGTACCGAAAACAGTTGAAAGAACTTGGTTTCTTCTGGTGCAGTAAAAAGCAGGCTTGGGCTTGGGCGGAAGAACCGAACGAGAACCGTCATAAACTCACGCTCGATGAGATACGTCGCTTACACGGCTCTACCGTGATCAAGGATCCGGCAGAAGAAAAGAAACTCAAAGCCGCAAATATTTAATTCTTCATCATTCCTGAAGGGGGGCCACAAGGCTCCCCTTTTTTTATGCCTCAGTCAGTTGTAAATTTGACCGAAAAAGGGCAAATGGCAATTAGGCGTGTGCTTGTATATACGTGGCTACGCCGCAGAGTCAAACCCGAAGTACGCCTCATACAAATCTCACCTCAACCGCAACTGAAAAATAGTGTCAAGATAATTTTGCGAATGTTGACTTGTGCGATGGATAGACAGTCGAAAAAGCAAAACTTCGGAGAATTTCACCTATACAAAATCCGAAGAAATCTTTTATTAAAATAAAACGAACCCCGGCTTACTGCCTTGGTTCGTTCTATTCCTTAAAGTATCGTAAAATTCTTTTATTTATTATTAGCTATCTTGATATAGTGTCCATAAAAATATGTTACAATTCTTGATTATCGGAATGATTTATTTAAGCGGCGGGTTTGTTTGCCTCGATCAATTCCTGTTTACGGGCTTCCAGTTCGGCGAGCGCGTTTTCAATATCTTCTTTATGCGCTTCTTCAAATTTCGCAAACGCTTTGTCCTTTGCCTCGTTCATGGCATCCTGCGTTTTCTGCGCGCTCTCGGTCAGAGCCGTTTTGATCTCTTCCGGGAATGTTTTTTCCAATTCAATCAAAACATTCTCCGCTGTTTTCATCGCCCCGAGAACGAGATCGAACGCCGCGTTCGCCGCACTTCCCGCTATATTCAACGCATCTTCCTTGAACATTAAAGCCGCCTCTTCTGCGTCCAAAGCAGCCTCCGCCGCTTCCTTGGCAGGGCCTTCGCTGAGCTGCGCCACTTCTTTGCGCTGGGCAAGCACTCTGTCTTTTTGTTCACGGACTTCCGCCAATGCTTTCTGATACTGTGACCCGACGTCGACGAAATTATCGTAACGCGCCTGTTCCACGGCCGCTATAGTTTCCTGATAAGAATCGAGCGCTTTAGAATATAAGTTTAAGAAAGACTCATAGGCGGAACCCAAGCCGTCGATCACGTCCTTGGTGGCCTGCCGCTCGGCAAAACGGAGATCGTATTCCTTTGCCACGTTATACGCTTCGCGCAGTTCTTCGGTGATCAGCTGCGCGGTTTCGATGCGGGAAATTTTCAGTGCGTTGATCAACTGTTCCTCGTTCATCTTCGCTACTTCCTCCTCGGTAACGGAAGGGTCTGCTTTCATTACGAGTTCACGCAATGCCTCGAGTTTCAGCTCTTCGCCCCGCTCCACGACGGCATAAATGCCGCTTTCTTCCAGAAAACCGTCGATTTCCGCTTTGACTTCTTCATATAATTCCTGTGCAGCCGCATCGTCGCCTGTAATGCTGATCGTTATCGCATCCCGTTCCGCCGTAAGTTCGCCCTTAACGAGATACCCCGCATCGGTAGAAATGCTTACCATCATTTCCACGGCTTCCTCCGCGGTTTTTCCTACAAAAGCCTCGCCCGCGATGATCAGGGAGCCGTCGTCGTTGAGCGCCGTAACGCTCAAAACTTTGTTGTCTGCATCGAGGATAAATTCGACGCTAGGATTGATATCCACTTGCATGCGAGCGGCGGCGTCTTTTTCGCTCCCGCCGCACCCTGTAAGCAGGACGCCCGTACCTACCGCCAAAGCAACGCTCAGCCCGCAGGCCGCGATCTTTTTCCAAAATTTCATTAACGTTTTACCTCCTTCGGTTGGTTTACGATCATTAAACAAATGAGAACCTCGTTTTATTGAAAAGAATTCCAAAAATCTTCAAAATTTTCAAATTTTCCGAAAAGTTCCTCCATTTTCGCCCTATACCCCTCGTAAGAAATCGTCGGGCGTTGTTTTTCCGCTTCGGCTCTGTTCTCATACAGCGACAGTTTCGTTTCCCTCTGCAGCATTTTCAAAGCGGTGTCCACATACGATCCCACCGAATCGGGCAGGTCGCCAATCCCCTCGAACAATGCGGAAACGATTTCTTCCATGGCATCGTCCGCCGAAATCAAACCGATAAATGCGCTCGGATCGAAAATCCCCGTAAAATACTCAATAACGGACAGCAAATCGTCGATCCCCCTGCGTAGTGCGAAAAGATCGAAATTTTCGTAAAAAGCATCGAGCGCAAGGAAAAGCAAATACTGCTCAGGCTCGTTCAAAGACTGACCGTAGCGTAGCTCGTAATCGGCTAGTTCATTCTCCATCCGAACAAGCAATGCGGCAAGGCTATCCGTTCGTTCGATATTCGTTTCCAAAAGCCAGTACGGAAGAGAAAGGGTATTATCCGGATGATCCATTATTTCCCGATTGAGCGCGTCGATTTTTTTCAGGTCCGCCTGCTTGCCGCTCACGGTACGGTATACGTATTCGGTCACTTCCTTCGTATATAGAAGCAAAGAATTGCGATAACTCGCTTCCACGCGTTCCAGAGGCGTTGCCGCCGCAAGACGTTCGGTCACCGTGAAAGGCGTTCCGAATCCCGCTTCCGCCATCTCGCGCGCGGTATCCTCTTTTCCGAAGGCAGAAAGCTCCGCCGTTCGCCCGAGCACGGGCACAAACGCGCCTTTTTCGCAGAAGTACCCGATAACGGAAGATTCCAGCACGGTCTGTAATTCTTTCGCCGAAGAATTTTTATCCGCCGCAACGGTAATGCGCACCGCATTTTCGCCCTCTCGCACCAATCCCGCCGCAAAGGCGCGCCCGGCAAGTTTTTGCGCGGCATCCTCCGCAGACATGCCGCACAGAGATTCTGCAAATTCGCTGTCGGAAAGAAGTATATCGCCGTTCCCGTTTTCGCTGTATACACTCAAAACCGAACCGTCCGCATCCGTATAGAGCCGAACGGCGGAGTTCATCTCCATCAAAACGACGCCGCCCGTATTCGGCATGAACAGCCCCGACATTACGACGGGCAAAAGAACCCCGAACAGCAACGCGCAGGCTGTTACCGCCGCCGTAATGCGGACAGTCCGTGTATGGTTGCTTTTCACTGCCGCAGGTTCGTTTTCCGCGGGGGCAAATTCGGAGGGGAGCGCGCGGACGAGTTCGTCAAGTTCTCTGTTGAGTTTTTTCTTCCAAGCAGCCATTCACATCTCCTCCTTTAAATATCGTTTCAGCTTTGCGACGGATATTTTATACTTGCTCGTTACGGTGCCGAGAGGCATTGCCAGCTTTTCAGCAATTTCGCGGTGTTTATACCCCCATAAAACGTGCAGTACCACAATCCGCCGTTCCGTATCGTCCAACGCGCGGTTCAGCGCATCGAACACGGTTCCGTCAGGCGAATTTTCTGTTAACAGTGGCTCAAAATTTTCTTCGGGAAGCCATTCCTCGCGTTTTGCACGGTTCAGATCGTTGAGCGCAATATTCTTTGCGATCTGCAAAAGCCACGCGCGCGCGTCCGAGCCCGCGCGGTATTGGGATATATTTTTCAGCGCTTTATAAAAAGTTTCCTGCATCGCCTCTTCCGTCCGAGCATAATTTCTGTAATATCCATAGAGAAAAGCAAATACCCCCTTTGCCGCTTCCTCATAAAACAGCGAATACGCCGCTTTGTCCCCGTTCTGCGTCCGCACAAGGCATTCGTTCATTTTTTTACGATCCACGTTCTCTCCTATTAGCGGCTCTTTCCGATATGTCTATTTATTAAACAATCCGCGCCCGCGTTTTATTGAGCCGAAATCATATAATTCAACGAAACGAAAAAGGCAACCTATCGATTGCCTTTTCACTCACTTTTATTCGATATCGTTTTATTATCGTTGCAAATATACCGTATTTATTATTGTTCTTCGTCTGTTTCAGTTATTGTTTCGCTTACAACAACGTTTTCCGCCTCGGCTGTTTTTTTCTCTTCGCCCGCCATCTCTTTAAGCAGGTTCCGCTGCTGATATTCAACGGAAAGGTGATTGATACGCGCATAACATATTAACTGCCCTATATAACACAATAATACAAGCCCGCCGAACGATATAGCAGTACTTATAATATTCAGTACGATCGCAGCGGCACCATTACTGAGCGCACCAAAGAGAATACACATAAGTATACCCAAGATGATAAAGACGGCTTTTAACACCTCTAAAATCTTAAGCAATGTCTTCGTCGGCGCAATCAACGCCTCCCATTCTTTTTCGTCTTTCTTTTCTTTTACGAATGAATCGGGAAGCTGTGTTTTGAATTCCATGCGATACCTCCAAAAAAATGAATACTTATTCCTGATGGAACTCTTATTCATAAATTTTATTAAAATATATTATATTACCTTTTCCTAAAACTTTCAAGTGTTTTATAAAGATAATTCCGTTTAGCACAAAATTCTTAAACTTTAACATGTTTTTATGGATACTTTTTGTTTAATTCATATCATATCTTTAAATAATTGACGAAGTTATAAAAGAGGCGAGAGAAGAGATGTATATGATATAAAACTTATCACTATTGAATGCCTACAAGACTGCAATTGTTTGTGATAAGTTAAATTCGCTATATTGGTCAATCCTAATACACTTGGGACAAGTAGTTGATAATATGGCTATTGATTGATTAACAACCTAAGTGCGCTGTTCGTTCATATATTTCGATGGGGGTATTCAAGTTATCTGTTTACGTTATTGTGTTGAAACACAATTTTATAGACACTCATAAGCTACGGGCATTAGCGCAAAAATAAGCGTATGAGTTCAGATAACCCATACGCTTGCCGTTATTTATTGAGTTTTTCATTGTTTTATCCGCAAGTTCGGCGTTATGACGGATAAAATCTTCACGGATAGCCTTCTCATCAAGCACAATTCGTTTTGCCATTTCCCGTATATCGTCGAGGACGATCTCTTCTAAGATTTTTGCCGAAATAAAATGCGAAAAACAGTACGCCTTACCATACCGTATATGATATCCGCAATCGAAGTGGTATAATCTGGTTCCTTTACGGCTGACCGATGTGCAAAGCTTCATCTTGTTTCCGCAATCTGCGCAGATGAGAAAACCCGACAGCGGATGCGTAAATCCGATTTTTGTTTTTCTGCCTGTTGCGACCGATTTTTTACGTTCCTGCACTTTGTCCCAAAGTTCTTGCGTAATGATGGGTTCATGGGTATTGTAAACAGCTGTCCACTCACTCT from Candidatus Borkfalkia ceftriaxoniphila includes the following:
- a CDS encoding N-6 DNA methylase; translated protein: MAPFFFFDFTLDKSAMPPVVTVPESFCPKVPFEQNNLCPYPIPKTDEIVKDIEKAAFQVDNFKFVSDLFECGAIAISNAVDLAQKDKREERYLQIIRSYKPAQQKSLAEIFAKIYALLASVVYDNGSFNDNLGEIFMRCNLGNKIAGQFFTPYHISEFMARASMGETLIREKTDKNEIITINDPCCGGGGMLMAALEVLHDSGVNYARNCFMEANDIDLRCVHMAYLQLALAGVPAIVRHQDTFSRDCRSVWYTPAYLFQYLRFHKFDNPYDNPNFQQRRQQL
- a CDS encoding molecular chaperone DnaJ, with product MKYKFFQNVDCVEELKKQYKALAFKFHPDRGGNKDDMQCINSEYDDLLKIYRNVHKTAEGKTYTKQEEKQNEVPDRFKEIINAIIGFHCKIEICGSWIWVFNAYPYRKQLKELGFFWCSKKQAWAWAEEPNENRHKLTLDEIRRLHGSTVIKDPAEEKKLKAANI
- a CDS encoding anti-sigma-I factor RsgI family protein → MKFWKKIAACGLSVALAVGTGVLLTGCGGSEKDAAARMQVDINPSVEFILDADNKVLSVTALNDDGSLIIAGEAFVGKTAEEAVEMMVSISTDAGYLVKGELTAERDAITISITGDDAAAQELYEEVKAEIDGFLEESGIYAVVERGEELKLEALRELVMKADPSVTEEEVAKMNEEQLINALKISRIETAQLITEELREAYNVAKEYDLRFAERQATKDVIDGLGSAYESFLNLYSKALDSYQETIAAVEQARYDNFVDVGSQYQKALAEVREQKDRVLAQRKEVAQLSEGPAKEAAEAALDAEEAALMFKEDALNIAGSAANAAFDLVLGAMKTAENVLIELEKTFPEEIKTALTESAQKTQDAMNEAKDKAFAKFEEAHKEDIENALAELEARKQELIEANKPAA
- a CDS encoding anti-sigma-I factor RsgI family protein, which produces MAAWKKKLNRELDELVRALPSEFAPAENEPAAVKSNHTRTVRITAAVTACALLFGVLLPVVMSGLFMPNTGGVVLMEMNSAVRLYTDADGSVLSVYSENGNGDILLSDSEFAESLCGMSAEDAAQKLAGRAFAAGLVREGENAVRITVAADKNSSAKELQTVLESSVIGYFCEKGAFVPVLGRTAELSAFGKEDTAREMAEAGFGTPFTVTERLAAATPLERVEASYRNSLLLYTKEVTEYVYRTVSGKQADLKKIDALNREIMDHPDNTLSLPYWLLETNIERTDSLAALLVRMENELADYELRYGQSLNEPEQYLLFLALDAFYENFDLFALRRGIDDLLSVIEYFTGIFDPSAFIGLISADDAMEEIVSALFEGIGDLPDSVGSYVDTALKMLQRETKLSLYENRAEAEKQRPTISYEGYRAKMEELFGKFENFEDFWNSFQ
- a CDS encoding RNA polymerase sigma factor; the protein is MDRKKMNECLVRTQNGDKAAYSLFYEEAAKGVFAFLYGYYRNYARTEEAMQETFYKALKNISQYRAGSDARAWLLQIAKNIALNDLNRAKREEWLPEENFEPLLTENSPDGTVFDALNRALDDTERRIVVLHVLWGYKHREIAEKLAMPLGTVTSKYKISVAKLKRYLKEEM
- a CDS encoding recombinase family protein; this translates as MTGLWTAVTIREMLNKIIYIGHMPQLRWTSLSYKNHKRFRKDESEWTAVYNTHEPIITQELWDKVQERKKSVATGRKTKIGFTHPLSGFLICADCGNKMKLCTSVSRKGTRLYHFDCGYHIRYGKAYCFSHFISAKILEEIVLDDIREMAKRIVLDEKAIREDFIRHNAELADKTMKNSINNGKRMGYLNSYAYFCANARSL